DNA from Phycisphaerae bacterium:
TCGGCAAGAAGGGATAACACGCGGAGTGTTCCGGGACGGGGGTTTCAACGGAGCGTAACGTCGATGGCCGAGTACGAGCCGCGGATGCCCGGCTGCGTTTTCACATCCCCGGCTGCCAGTACGTCGACGAGCAGATCGCCAGCTACGCCGCCCCCACCGGCCGGTGGGAATATTACCTGCTCGGGCGTCAGTTCAACGTGATCGGCCGGGGCAACCCTTGACTCGCGACGGTCAGGCAAAGGGAGTCAGCTTGTCGGGCGGAAATGTCGCAATCAGATGCTCAATCGCTTTCCGACGGGTCCGACCGTTCTTGAATGAGTATTCCCTTTGCCTGGCCCGCTCCAGCGTCTCATGCTGCTCGTACCAAACCAGCCGTACCGGCAGGCGCCATCTGGTGGACTTCACCAGGGCACAACGATGGCATCGAAGACGCTGGAGCAGATCGTTCGTGCTGCCGTAGTAATAACGATCGTCATTGCATCGCAAGATATAGGCATAGCCGATACCCATGGGAGGTAGGATACCGCACGAACGCTGTCGCGTGTCAAGGGCAACGCCGACGGATCGTCGATCAACGGGCTGAACTACTCATCGATGGGCGATTTCGCGGGCAGCGGTGCCACGTGGTCGCCGTATGATCTCGATCACGACCACGACGTGGACAGGGCGGACTTCCTGCGCCTCCAGCCTTGCATAACCGGCCCGGAAGGCCCGCCGGTCCTGGGCTGCGAGGACAAGGACTTCGACCACGATAACGACGTTGACCAGGAGGACTTCGGCGAGTTCCAGGGCTGCTTCAGTGGTTCGTACATGCCCATCGCCCCGGCGTGCATGGGGACCGCTCTGCCGGCCTCCGGCAGTTTCACCATGCACGGCCTGATGATCGATGTCCTGGCCGACGGTAAGACCCTCCTCTTCGCCCGCGCCCGCCACTACGACCTCAAACACGGCCGCTGGCTCCAACGAGACCCCCCTCGGTTTCATCGACGGCCCGAATTTCTACGAGGCGTTCAAAGGCAATGCGATGGTCGACGCTGACCCATTGGGGCAAACGGCGTTGGAACGCGAAACGCCGACGCGTCTCCGCATCGGCGTTGTCGTGAACCCGTAGGTTGGTGCATTTCGCTATGACACGTCAACTAGCGGGGACGCGATCGCTACCGCTTCACGCAATGAGGGAAGCCTTCTGGCAGAAGTTCCGGCCGGCGGCGTAAAACGCGGCGGATACCGAGCTTGCCACGAACCCGACGAACCCGCGACCTCCGGGCCGAAAGCCCGGAGGTTGTCTTCTCAGCCTCGAACGGCCAACGGACCTCACCCCTTCGGCGGGTGCGGGTCCTTGCCGTAGGTGTGCTCGGTCTGAATCTGGCCATCCGTGCGGTGGATGACCACCTGGCCGAGCGGCTGAGCCTTCGCCAAGTCCTTGGCGCTCTGCACGGCGTCGGTCTTGTTCTCGTGCGTGCTCGACGCGCGAGAACCACCTTCCGCCTTCACCCGCCATCCGCCGTCCCCGTCGGGGGTCACGTGGTACGTCTTCCGGTTTGCCATGTCTGAGGCTCCTTATGGTTCGCCGGCTCCGACCCCGAACGGGGTCAGCCGAGCCGGTCGCGACGCTCTCAACACACCAGCATGATCGCTCTGTACGGGACCAAAAGCAAGCCGCTTCCATCCTCGGCAAGAGATAGCCCACGAACTCCTGCACGATAGAGATTCCATAACATGCTGTTTGGAAACAGGTTACGGCGACTACAAAGACGGCGAAATATTTTCTGGATTTTCGCCGGCAAACTGGCCGGCGAGATGGTATACTATTTCACCATGGACGCCAGACCGACGACAGATGAACTCAGACCCCACGGCAAGGCCGACGAAGCACGGCTTCGCGACGCCGGCTTCCGGTGGGGAGATAAGGGCACGCACACCAGCCGGACGATCATGCTCGACGAGCTTCGCGCCGTGCTCGCGAACTGCCGGCCCGACGCGACGCGAGACGACTACCTCGCGGCGATCCACGAAGACAACTGCCTGGGGAAGCGCACCGCGGCAACGCGGAAGCTTTCAAGCCAGCGGCTTTCGGAGTTGTACGCGCTCGACCCGGACGTTCCGTTGTTCCGGGTCATGCGGCGGTGCTGGTACTCCGACCGCGACGGGCAAGCCATCCTC
Protein-coding regions in this window:
- a CDS encoding GIY-YIG nuclease family protein; its protein translation is MGIGYAYILRCNDDRYYYGSTNDLLQRLRCHRCALVKSTRWRLPVRLVWYEQHETLERARQREYSFKNGRTRRKAIEHLIATFPPDKLTPFA
- a CDS encoding DUF2188 domain-containing protein, whose product is MANRKTYHVTPDGDGGWRVKAEGGSRASSTHENKTDAVQSAKDLAKAQPLGQVVIHRTDGQIQTEHTYGKDPHPPKG